Within Terriglobales bacterium, the genomic segment CCGCCGCCGCGTGTCGCCGATTTTTCACTTGACTTCGTTTTTCAATGACTCTATACATTCTTCAACGCAACAATTCATCGTTGCACATCCATGAAGAATGGAAAGGGAGAATAGAAACCATGGCAGCCAAGAAAAAGGCGAAGAAGAAAAAGAAACACTGAGCAGTTTCGGAACCGACAGGGGACGCGCGACGCGTCCCCTTAAGTTTTTTTGGAGGAGCGCTGGGCCTCGCCGCTTTCCGCTTCCAGCGCCAGTTTCGCCTGCTCCCCGCCCAGCGCGTCGGCGTGCGCGCCGTTGCCCGCCAGCCGTTCCAGCCGGCTCTCCACCTTGTCGAAGACGCGGGTCGAGTCGTCGTAGCTCTTGCCGGCGTTGCGCAGGTGCGT encodes:
- the rmuC gene encoding DNA recombination protein RmuC, whose amino-acid sequence is LYAYLQTIVVGLNSLRISQRAESILQEIASLELEMRKFSENYEKLGTHLRNAGKSYDDSTRVFDKVESRLERLAGNGAHADALGGEQAKLALEAESGEAQRSSKKT